A genomic window from Candidatus Kryptoniota bacterium includes:
- a CDS encoding transcriptional repressor: METAKEKFEGYLREEKYRITPERFEVLDVAMATSGHFDADELFLTLKKEGSKVSRATVYNTLDILEECGLVYKVRLKDHGSRYEKAFGRAPHDHLLCAQCGQIVEFVDENMEKSREAIAKKFKFELISHSYQILGLCPDCRNGR, from the coding sequence ATGGAAACTGCGAAAGAAAAATTCGAAGGCTACTTGCGGGAAGAAAAGTACCGCATAACACCCGAGCGTTTTGAAGTACTGGATGTTGCTATGGCGACATCGGGCCACTTCGACGCGGACGAGCTCTTCCTCACTCTGAAAAAGGAAGGGAGTAAGGTCTCACGCGCGACCGTCTACAACACGCTCGATATTCTCGAAGAGTGCGGGCTCGTCTACAAGGTCCGCCTGAAGGATCATGGCTCGCGTTATGAGAAGGCGTTCGGGAGAGCTCCGCACGACCATCTGCTCTGCGCACAATGCGGACAGATAGTCGAGTTCGTCGACGAGAACATGGAGAAGAGCCGTGAGGCAATCGCAAAGAAATTCAAGTTCGAATTGATAAGCCATTCTTACCAGATACTCGGATTGTGTCCCGATTGCAGGAACGGAAGATAG
- a CDS encoding ferrous iron transport protein A, which translates to MKTKLTWAKRDGDSRDRRKLARNLQELQVGDDAHIVAFTVQDDTAKKVEAMGLRVGKKITVLRKLGRGILIRTSHSRIVITSDVAKNIEVK; encoded by the coding sequence ATGAAAACAAAACTTACATGGGCAAAGAGGGACGGGGACTCAAGGGATAGAAGGAAACTGGCGAGGAACCTGCAAGAGCTGCAAGTGGGCGACGATGCCCACATCGTAGCATTCACGGTCCAGGACGACACCGCCAAGAAAGTCGAGGCGATGGGATTGCGGGTCGGGAAGAAGATTACAGTATTAAGGAAACTGGGACGAGGAATTTTGATCAGGACGAGTCATTCGAGAATTGTGATAACATCGGATGTTGCGAAGAATATTGAGGTAAAATGA
- a CDS encoding DUF58 domain-containing protein: MSESPLRILTPEFISRLSNMELRARLIVEGFLIGMHRSPYHGFSVEFAEHRQYFPGDSIGNIDWKVYGRSDRLYIKQFEEETNLKAYILLDASNSMGFPVRGPSDKRDGKVTKLEYASYLAAGLIYLMMKQQDATGLAVYDETVRSFFEPHLTYSYMKRLLTELSDTKPNAKTSTAAALSSLAERIKRRGLIIVISDFLDETRSVITALKHFRHRKNEVIAFHVMDEAEINLDYPGDSIFTDLETGEQVSTQVSAMKTTYRNNVNRFIHELKSKCFENDIDYSLLTTSTPFDKALTAYLTRRKKIF, encoded by the coding sequence ATGAGCGAGAGTCCACTTCGAATCCTGACGCCGGAATTCATCTCGCGGCTTTCAAACATGGAGCTGCGCGCGCGGCTGATCGTGGAAGGGTTCCTGATCGGAATGCACAGAAGCCCTTACCACGGTTTCAGCGTAGAGTTTGCCGAACATCGACAGTATTTCCCCGGCGACAGCATAGGCAACATCGACTGGAAAGTTTACGGCCGAAGCGACCGGCTATATATAAAACAGTTCGAGGAGGAGACGAACCTCAAGGCATACATCCTCCTCGATGCGAGCAACTCGATGGGGTTCCCCGTCAGGGGTCCTTCGGACAAGCGCGACGGGAAAGTGACGAAACTCGAGTACGCATCATACCTCGCGGCGGGTCTCATCTACCTCATGATGAAACAGCAGGACGCAACGGGGCTTGCGGTCTACGACGAGACCGTAAGGAGTTTCTTCGAGCCGCATCTCACTTACTCCTACATGAAACGGCTTCTTACGGAGCTGTCCGACACGAAACCTAATGCGAAAACCTCGACCGCCGCGGCGCTCTCGTCATTGGCCGAGCGCATCAAGAGACGCGGACTCATTATCGTCATAAGCGATTTCCTCGACGAGACGCGGAGCGTGATCACCGCGCTAAAACACTTCAGGCACAGGAAGAATGAAGTCATCGCTTTTCACGTCATGGACGAAGCCGAGATAAACCTCGACTACCCGGGCGATTCGATTTTTACCGATCTTGAAACTGGCGAACAGGTTTCGACACAGGTGTCCGCAATGAAGACGACCTATAGAAATAATGTAAACAGGTTCATCCATGAGCTAAAGAGCAAGTGTTTCGAAAACGATATCGACTATTCTCTTCTGACGACATCAACGCCATTCGATAAGGCGCTGACAGCATATCTGACAAGGAGAAAGAAGATATTCTAG
- a CDS encoding DUF4905 domain-containing protein — translation MKLFRGHIPPSWKFKSDVKVWRLLPGKGVLAVELRDTANKTASFAGIEIGSGKTLWKDLRFENGWWVTINTIYEDVILLQQFVRPDMPTAGKVFAVDLLSGKILWQNDSLTYLYAAEGGVICAKRTLVSDEIVSLDYRTGIEKSISPPVDLSRSGLASGTQAENFILPELLEPDGKKSYPEISDALRNVLPPDAHAPSAIVYRSGKTIAGFHLRNGEDERGTALYDSHLQIVDSNGKIMFRDVADTNVYMPITDFYFVAETHLIYVRNSNEIVAVKLG, via the coding sequence ATGAAATTATTCCGGGGACACATCCCTCCATCGTGGAAATTCAAGAGCGACGTGAAAGTCTGGCGGCTTCTTCCCGGCAAAGGAGTGCTCGCGGTCGAATTGCGTGACACTGCCAATAAGACTGCTTCATTCGCAGGTATAGAAATCGGTTCGGGAAAAACTCTCTGGAAAGATCTCCGCTTCGAGAACGGCTGGTGGGTTACGATAAACACAATCTACGAGGACGTCATCCTCCTGCAGCAATTTGTCAGGCCCGACATGCCGACCGCCGGAAAGGTGTTCGCCGTCGATCTGTTGTCGGGAAAAATTCTGTGGCAGAACGACTCGCTCACTTATCTTTACGCTGCGGAAGGCGGCGTCATATGTGCGAAACGAACTCTCGTCAGCGATGAAATCGTGTCGCTCGATTACAGGACAGGTATTGAGAAATCAATTTCTCCTCCCGTCGATCTCTCGCGCTCCGGGCTCGCTTCAGGTACGCAGGCGGAGAATTTTATCCTGCCGGAGCTCCTTGAGCCCGACGGCAAAAAATCTTATCCCGAAATCTCCGATGCCCTAAGGAATGTTCTTCCTCCTGACGCTCACGCTCCATCCGCAATAGTTTATCGGTCAGGTAAGACGATCGCAGGATTCCACTTGAGAAATGGAGAGGACGAACGAGGAACCGCTCTGTACGACTCTCACCTGCAGATCGTCGATTCAAATGGCAAGATCATGTTCCGGGATGTCGCGGATACGAATGTCTACATGCCTATAACCGATTTCTATTTCGTCGCGGAAACTCACCTGATCTACGTAAGGAACTCGAACGAAATAGTCGCGGTAAAATTAGGCTGA
- a CDS encoding PD-(D/E)XK nuclease family protein yields the protein MPIVLSKNFDGPVVEDFTSQVKTRARRGDGKYDFVYIVPTRRRVRELERELVQDVAFGRFPVYTLELFAQKVFSAMNTGKRVISTSLQGMVIDRVISRTDLKFFKFASSRPGTRRGVAPAGTIKKIVDQIGYLKENGITPEDYKLLLSVAEKPERLKLEEFLKIYAGYEKELGNNLIDTPGLLSVVNGRLTEATIRVICPEGAAFFIEGFYNFKKPELEFLKMLSRQKDFSFLVRLDCNDRNENLFKTMLATVSELKVRGFKVHEARVRDGSGKSPGSREFLGTYLFADGRPRKKLNLVDKAFIVGVRDNLREVEFVAEKIKEIVKSKPDQKLDRICVASYLPQSYSGLFREVFPKYQIPVNITDRYTLESNPIVNAVLSFIDVKLGDYERVSLLRAVTNRLVTVSDAYGDVGSIILNAAAICRFERGLKTFKSAIAVKAAVLEDAARSKTDDSLAEKLHDIEILKNAAEILDSIENTLKPVLRDMTAAGFKSAVGELVKNLRIHENIAAMDVGGILTEIVERDARALSAFLEVVEEVSEGNADAGPLPLETWVQNLRAALGLTRFNIRQRYGFGVYVTALEEMRGLEFDHVFIVGLNEGELPTRYVPEIFLPLMTQRENRETQPYLQRHLFFQAVASFGKSLHLIYPMQRDEVRLIRSSFIDAFLDAADATVLVEPAGTKETTNIYSIHQLIEADAAGLVDDKTSGAMLPINLERCKLAERARYRDDRESEFNGRITDQALVKLADGQFAGRVFSAAQIESLSRCGFQFFVRRVLHITEPPEIETSLSAIERGTVLHRILQRFYTELGRGGKLEQAKDELNLLLAIGRQVLDELGIHHELFEVERDAILGNAGNQGTLELFLKKVQARLTEYGLIPGLFEFEFGSGDLEPVSIGGVAVRGKIDRVDTGDDGPIIIDYKTSSRIASYREVVREKISPQLLIYLAALGRIAGKEPLISAPSGAAFVSLNRNTLLHDEDGNGAINFIVREKDGELKYNRSYDLSRPTRGTENYPKTMDALSHETEMFVSAKVGSARSGRFNLTEFPFEKVCLYCPYTEACRIALIEKEFEKESA from the coding sequence ATGCCGATCGTACTCTCGAAGAACTTCGACGGACCGGTTGTCGAAGACTTCACGTCTCAAGTCAAGACAAGGGCACGTCGTGGAGACGGGAAATATGATTTCGTGTATATCGTCCCGACCCGCCGGCGAGTTAGGGAGCTCGAGCGCGAGCTGGTACAGGACGTCGCTTTCGGAAGATTCCCCGTGTACACACTCGAACTCTTCGCGCAGAAGGTTTTCTCTGCGATGAACACGGGAAAGCGGGTGATCTCCACTTCTCTTCAGGGAATGGTCATCGACAGGGTGATTTCACGGACCGATTTGAAGTTCTTCAAGTTTGCCTCGTCACGTCCCGGGACAAGGCGCGGCGTCGCTCCCGCGGGAACGATAAAAAAAATTGTCGACCAGATAGGATACCTCAAAGAAAATGGTATCACTCCCGAGGATTACAAGCTCCTCCTTTCCGTGGCGGAAAAACCGGAGCGACTTAAGCTTGAAGAGTTTCTAAAGATTTATGCCGGGTATGAAAAAGAGCTGGGGAACAATCTCATCGACACACCCGGTCTGCTCTCAGTCGTGAACGGAAGGTTGACGGAAGCGACTATCCGCGTGATTTGTCCCGAAGGAGCGGCATTTTTCATAGAAGGGTTCTACAATTTCAAAAAGCCCGAGCTCGAATTCCTGAAAATGCTTTCTAGGCAAAAAGATTTTTCGTTTCTTGTCAGGCTCGATTGCAACGACAGGAACGAAAATCTTTTTAAGACAATGCTCGCAACCGTTTCCGAATTGAAGGTACGCGGGTTTAAAGTGCATGAGGCTCGGGTGCGAGACGGAAGCGGGAAATCACCGGGATCTCGTGAGTTTCTTGGTACTTATTTGTTTGCCGACGGGCGTCCGCGCAAAAAGCTGAACCTGGTCGATAAAGCATTCATAGTCGGGGTAAGGGACAATCTTCGAGAGGTGGAGTTTGTCGCTGAGAAGATAAAGGAGATTGTAAAGAGCAAGCCCGATCAAAAACTAGACAGGATTTGTGTTGCGTCGTATCTACCGCAGAGTTATTCGGGACTGTTCCGGGAAGTGTTTCCGAAATACCAGATTCCGGTGAACATAACCGACAGGTACACGCTCGAAAGTAATCCTATCGTCAACGCTGTCCTTTCGTTCATTGACGTGAAGCTTGGGGACTATGAGCGTGTGTCTCTCCTTCGGGCGGTCACGAACCGGCTTGTCACGGTGTCGGACGCGTACGGCGATGTGGGCAGCATCATTCTCAACGCGGCGGCGATCTGCAGGTTTGAGAGAGGGTTGAAGACATTCAAATCAGCGATCGCAGTTAAGGCGGCCGTGCTCGAAGATGCTGCCCGCTCGAAGACGGATGATAGTCTCGCGGAGAAATTACACGACATAGAAATTCTGAAAAACGCGGCGGAAATACTTGACTCGATTGAGAATACACTGAAACCGGTTTTGCGGGACATGACGGCGGCGGGCTTCAAAAGCGCGGTAGGTGAACTGGTGAAGAATCTGAGGATTCACGAGAACATTGCTGCGATGGATGTCGGCGGGATCCTGACTGAAATAGTCGAGCGGGACGCCCGCGCGCTCTCCGCTTTTCTCGAGGTTGTTGAGGAGGTTTCAGAAGGCAACGCGGACGCCGGCCCACTGCCGCTTGAAACCTGGGTCCAGAATCTCCGGGCCGCGCTCGGGCTTACTCGCTTCAATATAAGACAGCGGTACGGATTCGGTGTGTACGTGACCGCTCTCGAAGAGATGCGCGGTCTCGAGTTTGATCATGTCTTCATTGTCGGCCTCAACGAAGGAGAACTCCCGACGAGGTACGTTCCCGAAATATTTCTCCCGCTGATGACACAGAGAGAGAACCGGGAGACACAACCATATTTGCAGAGACATCTCTTCTTCCAGGCGGTCGCTTCGTTCGGGAAAAGTCTCCACCTCATTTATCCGATGCAGCGTGACGAGGTTCGGCTTATTCGATCATCGTTTATCGATGCGTTCCTCGATGCGGCAGACGCTACGGTGCTCGTCGAGCCTGCCGGTACGAAGGAGACGACGAATATTTATTCGATTCATCAGCTCATAGAAGCAGATGCGGCGGGATTGGTCGATGACAAAACTTCGGGAGCGATGCTTCCGATAAATCTTGAAAGATGCAAACTCGCAGAACGCGCGAGGTACAGAGACGACCGAGAGAGCGAATTCAACGGCAGAATAACCGACCAGGCCCTCGTGAAGCTTGCCGATGGTCAATTTGCCGGCCGGGTTTTTTCTGCTGCCCAGATAGAATCGCTGTCGAGATGCGGATTCCAGTTCTTCGTAAGAAGAGTGCTTCACATAACCGAACCTCCCGAGATCGAAACTTCACTCAGCGCAATTGAAAGAGGGACGGTTCTTCACAGGATCCTGCAAAGATTTTATACGGAGCTGGGCCGCGGCGGCAAGCTGGAGCAGGCGAAAGATGAACTGAATCTCCTCCTGGCCATCGGCAGGCAGGTCCTCGACGAACTAGGCATTCATCACGAACTATTTGAAGTGGAAAGAGACGCGATACTCGGGAACGCCGGGAATCAGGGTACACTCGAGCTCTTTCTGAAGAAAGTACAGGCAAGACTCACCGAATACGGATTGATCCCTGGCCTTTTCGAATTCGAGTTTGGATCCGGAGATTTAGAACCGGTGAGCATCGGAGGCGTTGCGGTAAGAGGTAAAATAGATCGCGTCGATACCGGAGACGACGGGCCGATCATAATCGACTACAAGACATCGAGCCGGATAGCTTCATACAGAGAAGTTGTTCGCGAAAAGATTTCTCCGCAGCTCCTGATCTACCTTGCCGCACTCGGCAGGATTGCGGGGAAGGAGCCCCTTATATCGGCTCCCTCCGGAGCTGCTTTTGTATCCTTGAATCGAAACACGCTTCTACATGATGAAGACGGAAATGGAGCGATAAACTTCATCGTTCGCGAAAAGGACGGCGAGCTTAAATACAACCGGTCGTATGATCTCTCTCGCCCTACGCGGGGCACGGAAAATTATCCCAAGACTATGGATGCCTTGTCCCACGAGACGGAAATGTTCGTGTCTGCAAAAGTCGGATCTGCGAGATCGGGGCGCTTCAATCTTACGGAATTTCCTTTCGAGAAAGTTTGCCTGTACTGCCCATACACGGAAGCGTGCAGGATAGCGCTGATCGAAAAGGAATTTGAAAAGGAATCAGCCTAA
- a CDS encoding DNA recombination protein RmuC: MSTLAIILLAALLILVAVLFLEFRNLSKAGKSSPDQTVQLFTMLKNDLDASIRSVSDASRANSDTIASTLQLVTNTLSKGMEDNRAGTNAQVVQLTNQVSELTSLMGKQVENLRGSVEQRLSSFEGQLGGQLSEANKLFSSLKQDFGELKEASVNMMEIGKQINQLQNILSSPKLRGNLGETLLEELIKQVIPQGFYEFQYGFRDGSKVDAIIRTSEKIIPIDSKFPKDEFQRYVDAENDADKKLALNRFMAVLKGQIDDIASKYIKPAEGTFDFAIMFIPSESMYYELLMQDTDESGVYRHAMNKHVIPASPNSFYAYIQAIAIGLKGMQIEKNAERVRNQLAQLENALEKFGEQFDTLGTHLRNAQNKYGESHEALGRFRDRLQGIANIDEEPPRIE, encoded by the coding sequence ATGAGTACACTAGCGATAATCCTTTTAGCTGCTCTTCTTATTCTTGTTGCCGTGTTGTTCCTCGAGTTCAGGAACCTGTCGAAGGCAGGGAAGTCGTCGCCTGACCAGACGGTGCAGCTATTCACGATGCTTAAGAACGATCTCGATGCTTCCATTAGATCCGTGTCGGATGCCTCGCGGGCAAACAGCGATACGATAGCCAGCACGCTTCAGCTTGTGACGAACACGCTCTCGAAGGGAATGGAGGATAACCGTGCGGGTACAAACGCGCAGGTGGTCCAGCTTACCAACCAGGTCTCGGAACTGACATCTCTGATGGGGAAGCAGGTCGAAAATCTCCGCGGCTCGGTCGAGCAGCGCCTTTCGAGCTTCGAGGGACAGCTCGGCGGACAGCTCAGCGAGGCGAACAAATTATTTTCCTCATTGAAACAGGATTTCGGCGAGCTGAAAGAGGCGAGCGTGAACATGATGGAGATAGGGAAACAAATTAACCAGCTCCAGAACATTCTCAGCTCGCCGAAGCTTCGCGGTAATCTCGGCGAAACTCTTCTCGAAGAACTCATTAAGCAGGTCATCCCGCAGGGTTTCTATGAATTCCAATACGGCTTTCGTGACGGCTCGAAAGTAGACGCAATCATCCGGACATCGGAGAAAATCATTCCGATCGATTCGAAATTCCCCAAGGACGAATTCCAAAGGTATGTCGATGCCGAGAATGACGCGGACAAGAAACTGGCGTTGAACAGGTTCATGGCGGTTCTAAAAGGGCAAATCGACGACATCGCGTCCAAGTACATTAAGCCGGCTGAGGGGACGTTCGATTTCGCGATAATGTTCATCCCGTCCGAGAGCATGTACTACGAGCTCCTCATGCAGGACACCGACGAAAGCGGAGTCTACAGGCATGCGATGAACAAACACGTGATCCCGGCGTCTCCGAACAGTTTTTACGCTTACATCCAGGCGATTGCGATCGGGCTGAAGGGAATGCAGATCGAGAAGAACGCCGAGCGGGTAAGGAACCAGCTTGCCCAGCTGGAGAACGCGCTCGAGAAATTCGGCGAGCAATTTGATACGCTCGGCACCCATCTGAGAAACGCTCAGAACAAGTATGGTGAATCTCATGAGGCGCTCGGGAGGTTCCGTGATCGTCTCCAGGGTATCGCAAACATCGACGAGGAGCCGCCAAGGATAGAGTAA